Proteins from one Mustela erminea isolate mMusErm1 chromosome 20, mMusErm1.Pri, whole genome shotgun sequence genomic window:
- the SH2B2 gene encoding SH2B adapter protein 2 isoform X1 — MPPKQGKSPRGSDSAPVPVTSQRTFLPHPVGAKSQQVQGCSDQKRCQLVPPPGSRAAGGCDGTGAMNGAAPGPAAAPAPVPDWRQFCELHAQAAAVDFAHKFCRFLRDNPAYDTPDAGASFSRHFAANFLDVFGEEVRRVLVAGPASRGAAEPPDAMEPEPAGPAALKAAAYGHSRSSEDVSTQAVAKARVRKGFSLRNMSLCVVDGVRDMWHRRASPEPDAGATPRAAEPPAEPRDKWTRRLRLSRTLAAKVELVDIQREGALRFMVADDAAAGSGGTAQWQKCRLLLRRAVAGERFRLEFFVPPKASRPKVSIPLSAIIEVRTTMPLEMPEKDNTFVLKVENGAEYILETIDSLQKHSWVADIQGCVDPGDSEEDAELSCARGGCLASRVASCSCELLTEAGDLPRPPETTAAVVTAPHSRARDGVGESLAHVPLETFLETLESPGGGGRDSSNTGEEGAEPEPEAEPELELSDYPWFHGTLSRVRAAQLVLAGGPRSHGLFVIRQSETRPGEYVLTFNFQGKAKHLRLSLNSHGQCHVQHLWFQSVLDMLRHFHTHPIPLESGGSADITLRSYVRAQGPPPAPGPSAGAAPAPPACWSEPAGQHYFSSLAAAACPPASPSEAGGASSSSASSSSAASAPAAPRPAEGPLSARSRSNSAERLLEAAGGGADEPPEAAAGEGARGRTRAVENQYSFY; from the exons CCGCAGGGGGCTGCGATGGGACGGGAGCCATGAATGGTGCCGCCCctggccccgccgccgcccccgccccggtcCCCGACTGGCGGCAGTTCTGCGAGCTGCACGCACAGGCGGCCGCCGTGGACTTCGCCCACAAGTTCTGCCGCTTCCTGCGGGACAACCCAGCCTACGACACGCCCGACGCCGGGGCCTCCTTCTCCCGCCACTTCGCCGCCAACTTCCTGGACGTCTTCGGGGAGGAGGTGCGCCGCGTGCTGGTGGCCGGGCCGGCGTCGCGGGGGGCGGCTGAGCCCCCGGACGCTATGGAGCCCGAGCCGGCGGGGCCCGCGGCGCTCAAGGCAGCCGCCTATGGCCACTCGCGGAGCTCAGAGGACGTGTCCACGCAGGCGGTGGCCAAGGCCCGCGTCCGCAAGGGCTTCTCGCTGCGCAACATGAGCCTCTGCGTGGTGGACGGCGTGCGCGACATGTGGCACCGGCGCGCCTCCCCCGAGCCCGACGCGGGCGCCACCCCACGGGCTGCCGAGCCCCCCGCCGAGCCGCGTGACAAGTGGACGAGGCGCCTGCGGCTGTCGCGGACGCTGGCGGCGAAGGTGGAGCTGGTGGACATTCAGCGTGAGGGCGCGCTGCGCTTCATGGTGGCCGACGACGCGGCCGCGGGCTCCGGCGGCACCGCCCAGTGGCAGAAGTGCCGCCTGCTCCTGCGCCGGGCAGTGGCCGGCGAGCGCTTCCGGCTGGAGTTCTTCGTGCCACCCAAG GCCTCCAGGCCCAAGGTCAGCATCCCTCTCTCGGCCATCATTGAGGTCCGCACGACAATGCCCCTGGAGATGCCGGAGAAAGACAACACGTTTGTGCTCAAG GTCGAGAACGGAGCCGAGTACATCCTGGAGACCATTGACTCGCTGCAGAAGCACTCGTGGGTGGCTGACATCCAGGGCTGCGTGGACCCCGG GGACAGCGAGGAAGACGCTGAGCTGTCCTGCGCCCGGGGAGGCTGCCTGGCCAGCCGAGTGGCCTCCTGCAGCTGTGAGCTGCTGACCGAAG CAGGCGACCTGCCCCGGCCCCCAGAGACAACGGCAGCCGTGGTGACAGCTCCACACAGCCGAGCTCGAGATGGCGTTGGGGAGTCCCTGGCCCATGTCCCGCTGGAGACCTTCCTGGAGACCTTGGAGTCCCCAGgcggtgggggcagggacagcagTAATACAG GGGAGGAGGGAGCGGAGCCGGAGCCCGAGGCTGAGCCCGAGCTGGAGCTCTCCGACTACCCCTGGTTCCACGGGACCTTGTCGCGGGTCAGGGCAGCTCAGCTGGTGCTAGCAGGGGGGCCCCGGAGCCACGGCCTCTTCGTGATCCGCCAGAGTGAGACCCGGCCTGGGGAGTACGTGCTGACCTTCAACTTCCAGGGCAAAGCCAAG CACCTGCGCCTGTCCTTGAACAGCCACGGGCAGTGCCACGTGCAGCACCTGTGGTTCCAGTCCGTGCTCGACATGCTGCGTCACTTCCACACCCACCCTATCCCACTGGAGTCCGGGGGCTCTGCAGATATCACCCTACGCAGCTACGTGCGGGCCCAGGGCCCCCCACCCG CCCCGGGGCCGTCCGCCGGCGccgcgcccgcgccccccgccTGCTGGAGCGAGCCGGCCGGCCAGCACTACTTCTCCAGCCTGGCCGCCGCCGCCTGCCCGCCCGCCTCGCCCTCGGAGGCGGGCGGAGCCTCGTCCTCGTCCGCCTCGTCGTCCTCCGCCGCGTCCGCGCcggccgccccgcgccccgccgaGGGCCCGCTGAGCGCGCGCAGCCGCAGCAACAGCGCCGAGCGCCTCCTGGAGGCGGCGGGCGGAGGCGCCGACGAGCCCCCGGAGGCCGCGGCGGGCGAAGGAGCGCGGGGCCGCACGCGCGCCGTCGAGAACCAGTATTCCTTCTACTAG
- the SH2B2 gene encoding SH2B adapter protein 2 isoform X2: MPPKQGKSPRGSDSAPVPVTSQRTFLPHPVGAKSQQVQGCSDQKRCQLVPPPGSRAAGGCDGTGAMNGAAPGPAAAPAPVPDWRQFCELHAQAAAVDFAHKFCRFLRDNPAYDTPDAGASFSRHFAANFLDVFGEEVRRVLVAGPASRGAAEPPDAMEPEPAGPAALKAAAYGHSRSSEDVSTQAVAKARVRKGFSLRNMSLCVVDGVRDMWHRRASPEPDAGATPRAAEPPAEPRDKWTRRLRLSRTLAAKVELVDIQREGALRFMVADDAAAGSGGTAQWQKCRLLLRRAVAGERFRLEFFVPPKASRPKVSIPLSAIIEVRTTMPLEMPEKDNTFVLKVENGAEYILETIDSLQKHSWVADIQGCVDPGDSEEDAELSCARGGCLASRVASCSCELLTEGDLPRPPETTAAVVTAPHSRARDGVGESLAHVPLETFLETLESPGGGGRDSSNTGEEGAEPEPEAEPELELSDYPWFHGTLSRVRAAQLVLAGGPRSHGLFVIRQSETRPGEYVLTFNFQGKAKHLRLSLNSHGQCHVQHLWFQSVLDMLRHFHTHPIPLESGGSADITLRSYVRAQGPPPAPGPSAGAAPAPPACWSEPAGQHYFSSLAAAACPPASPSEAGGASSSSASSSSAASAPAAPRPAEGPLSARSRSNSAERLLEAAGGGADEPPEAAAGEGARGRTRAVENQYSFY, encoded by the exons CCGCAGGGGGCTGCGATGGGACGGGAGCCATGAATGGTGCCGCCCctggccccgccgccgcccccgccccggtcCCCGACTGGCGGCAGTTCTGCGAGCTGCACGCACAGGCGGCCGCCGTGGACTTCGCCCACAAGTTCTGCCGCTTCCTGCGGGACAACCCAGCCTACGACACGCCCGACGCCGGGGCCTCCTTCTCCCGCCACTTCGCCGCCAACTTCCTGGACGTCTTCGGGGAGGAGGTGCGCCGCGTGCTGGTGGCCGGGCCGGCGTCGCGGGGGGCGGCTGAGCCCCCGGACGCTATGGAGCCCGAGCCGGCGGGGCCCGCGGCGCTCAAGGCAGCCGCCTATGGCCACTCGCGGAGCTCAGAGGACGTGTCCACGCAGGCGGTGGCCAAGGCCCGCGTCCGCAAGGGCTTCTCGCTGCGCAACATGAGCCTCTGCGTGGTGGACGGCGTGCGCGACATGTGGCACCGGCGCGCCTCCCCCGAGCCCGACGCGGGCGCCACCCCACGGGCTGCCGAGCCCCCCGCCGAGCCGCGTGACAAGTGGACGAGGCGCCTGCGGCTGTCGCGGACGCTGGCGGCGAAGGTGGAGCTGGTGGACATTCAGCGTGAGGGCGCGCTGCGCTTCATGGTGGCCGACGACGCGGCCGCGGGCTCCGGCGGCACCGCCCAGTGGCAGAAGTGCCGCCTGCTCCTGCGCCGGGCAGTGGCCGGCGAGCGCTTCCGGCTGGAGTTCTTCGTGCCACCCAAG GCCTCCAGGCCCAAGGTCAGCATCCCTCTCTCGGCCATCATTGAGGTCCGCACGACAATGCCCCTGGAGATGCCGGAGAAAGACAACACGTTTGTGCTCAAG GTCGAGAACGGAGCCGAGTACATCCTGGAGACCATTGACTCGCTGCAGAAGCACTCGTGGGTGGCTGACATCCAGGGCTGCGTGGACCCCGG GGACAGCGAGGAAGACGCTGAGCTGTCCTGCGCCCGGGGAGGCTGCCTGGCCAGCCGAGTGGCCTCCTGCAGCTGTGAGCTGCTGACCGAAG GCGACCTGCCCCGGCCCCCAGAGACAACGGCAGCCGTGGTGACAGCTCCACACAGCCGAGCTCGAGATGGCGTTGGGGAGTCCCTGGCCCATGTCCCGCTGGAGACCTTCCTGGAGACCTTGGAGTCCCCAGgcggtgggggcagggacagcagTAATACAG GGGAGGAGGGAGCGGAGCCGGAGCCCGAGGCTGAGCCCGAGCTGGAGCTCTCCGACTACCCCTGGTTCCACGGGACCTTGTCGCGGGTCAGGGCAGCTCAGCTGGTGCTAGCAGGGGGGCCCCGGAGCCACGGCCTCTTCGTGATCCGCCAGAGTGAGACCCGGCCTGGGGAGTACGTGCTGACCTTCAACTTCCAGGGCAAAGCCAAG CACCTGCGCCTGTCCTTGAACAGCCACGGGCAGTGCCACGTGCAGCACCTGTGGTTCCAGTCCGTGCTCGACATGCTGCGTCACTTCCACACCCACCCTATCCCACTGGAGTCCGGGGGCTCTGCAGATATCACCCTACGCAGCTACGTGCGGGCCCAGGGCCCCCCACCCG CCCCGGGGCCGTCCGCCGGCGccgcgcccgcgccccccgccTGCTGGAGCGAGCCGGCCGGCCAGCACTACTTCTCCAGCCTGGCCGCCGCCGCCTGCCCGCCCGCCTCGCCCTCGGAGGCGGGCGGAGCCTCGTCCTCGTCCGCCTCGTCGTCCTCCGCCGCGTCCGCGCcggccgccccgcgccccgccgaGGGCCCGCTGAGCGCGCGCAGCCGCAGCAACAGCGCCGAGCGCCTCCTGGAGGCGGCGGGCGGAGGCGCCGACGAGCCCCCGGAGGCCGCGGCGGGCGAAGGAGCGCGGGGCCGCACGCGCGCCGTCGAGAACCAGTATTCCTTCTACTAG
- the SH2B2 gene encoding SH2B adapter protein 2 isoform X3, with translation MNGAAPGPAAAPAPVPDWRQFCELHAQAAAVDFAHKFCRFLRDNPAYDTPDAGASFSRHFAANFLDVFGEEVRRVLVAGPASRGAAEPPDAMEPEPAGPAALKAAAYGHSRSSEDVSTQAVAKARVRKGFSLRNMSLCVVDGVRDMWHRRASPEPDAGATPRAAEPPAEPRDKWTRRLRLSRTLAAKVELVDIQREGALRFMVADDAAAGSGGTAQWQKCRLLLRRAVAGERFRLEFFVPPKASRPKVSIPLSAIIEVRTTMPLEMPEKDNTFVLKVENGAEYILETIDSLQKHSWVADIQGCVDPGDSEEDAELSCARGGCLASRVASCSCELLTEAGDLPRPPETTAAVVTAPHSRARDGVGESLAHVPLETFLETLESPGGGGRDSSNTGEEGAEPEPEAEPELELSDYPWFHGTLSRVRAAQLVLAGGPRSHGLFVIRQSETRPGEYVLTFNFQGKAKHLRLSLNSHGQCHVQHLWFQSVLDMLRHFHTHPIPLESGGSADITLRSYVRAQGPPPAPGPSAGAAPAPPACWSEPAGQHYFSSLAAAACPPASPSEAGGASSSSASSSSAASAPAAPRPAEGPLSARSRSNSAERLLEAAGGGADEPPEAAAGEGARGRTRAVENQYSFY, from the exons ATGAATGGTGCCGCCCctggccccgccgccgcccccgccccggtcCCCGACTGGCGGCAGTTCTGCGAGCTGCACGCACAGGCGGCCGCCGTGGACTTCGCCCACAAGTTCTGCCGCTTCCTGCGGGACAACCCAGCCTACGACACGCCCGACGCCGGGGCCTCCTTCTCCCGCCACTTCGCCGCCAACTTCCTGGACGTCTTCGGGGAGGAGGTGCGCCGCGTGCTGGTGGCCGGGCCGGCGTCGCGGGGGGCGGCTGAGCCCCCGGACGCTATGGAGCCCGAGCCGGCGGGGCCCGCGGCGCTCAAGGCAGCCGCCTATGGCCACTCGCGGAGCTCAGAGGACGTGTCCACGCAGGCGGTGGCCAAGGCCCGCGTCCGCAAGGGCTTCTCGCTGCGCAACATGAGCCTCTGCGTGGTGGACGGCGTGCGCGACATGTGGCACCGGCGCGCCTCCCCCGAGCCCGACGCGGGCGCCACCCCACGGGCTGCCGAGCCCCCCGCCGAGCCGCGTGACAAGTGGACGAGGCGCCTGCGGCTGTCGCGGACGCTGGCGGCGAAGGTGGAGCTGGTGGACATTCAGCGTGAGGGCGCGCTGCGCTTCATGGTGGCCGACGACGCGGCCGCGGGCTCCGGCGGCACCGCCCAGTGGCAGAAGTGCCGCCTGCTCCTGCGCCGGGCAGTGGCCGGCGAGCGCTTCCGGCTGGAGTTCTTCGTGCCACCCAAG GCCTCCAGGCCCAAGGTCAGCATCCCTCTCTCGGCCATCATTGAGGTCCGCACGACAATGCCCCTGGAGATGCCGGAGAAAGACAACACGTTTGTGCTCAAG GTCGAGAACGGAGCCGAGTACATCCTGGAGACCATTGACTCGCTGCAGAAGCACTCGTGGGTGGCTGACATCCAGGGCTGCGTGGACCCCGG GGACAGCGAGGAAGACGCTGAGCTGTCCTGCGCCCGGGGAGGCTGCCTGGCCAGCCGAGTGGCCTCCTGCAGCTGTGAGCTGCTGACCGAAG CAGGCGACCTGCCCCGGCCCCCAGAGACAACGGCAGCCGTGGTGACAGCTCCACACAGCCGAGCTCGAGATGGCGTTGGGGAGTCCCTGGCCCATGTCCCGCTGGAGACCTTCCTGGAGACCTTGGAGTCCCCAGgcggtgggggcagggacagcagTAATACAG GGGAGGAGGGAGCGGAGCCGGAGCCCGAGGCTGAGCCCGAGCTGGAGCTCTCCGACTACCCCTGGTTCCACGGGACCTTGTCGCGGGTCAGGGCAGCTCAGCTGGTGCTAGCAGGGGGGCCCCGGAGCCACGGCCTCTTCGTGATCCGCCAGAGTGAGACCCGGCCTGGGGAGTACGTGCTGACCTTCAACTTCCAGGGCAAAGCCAAG CACCTGCGCCTGTCCTTGAACAGCCACGGGCAGTGCCACGTGCAGCACCTGTGGTTCCAGTCCGTGCTCGACATGCTGCGTCACTTCCACACCCACCCTATCCCACTGGAGTCCGGGGGCTCTGCAGATATCACCCTACGCAGCTACGTGCGGGCCCAGGGCCCCCCACCCG CCCCGGGGCCGTCCGCCGGCGccgcgcccgcgccccccgccTGCTGGAGCGAGCCGGCCGGCCAGCACTACTTCTCCAGCCTGGCCGCCGCCGCCTGCCCGCCCGCCTCGCCCTCGGAGGCGGGCGGAGCCTCGTCCTCGTCCGCCTCGTCGTCCTCCGCCGCGTCCGCGCcggccgccccgcgccccgccgaGGGCCCGCTGAGCGCGCGCAGCCGCAGCAACAGCGCCGAGCGCCTCCTGGAGGCGGCGGGCGGAGGCGCCGACGAGCCCCCGGAGGCCGCGGCGGGCGAAGGAGCGCGGGGCCGCACGCGCGCCGTCGAGAACCAGTATTCCTTCTACTAG